CGCTTCAAGCACATCAACGACACGCTCGGCCATGCCGTCGGCGACGAATTGCTCAAAGCCGTCGCCGATAGGCTCGTCGGCGCCGTGCGCGAAACGGATACCGTCGCGCGCCTGGGCGGCGACGAATTCGCGGTCATCGTCGGCGACATCCACGTTCCCGAGGACGCGGCGCAGGTCGCGGCGAAGATTCGTGCCGCGCTCGCCGCACCATTTCATTTCGCCGGCCGTGAGCTGTTCGTCGATGCAAGTATCGGCATCGCGATCCACGATCCAGCGGTCGCTTCCACTGGCGAAGCAGCGCCGGGGCTATTGGAACGAGCCGATGTTGCAATGTATCACGCCAAGCGCCGTAGCCTCGGCCATGCGTTCTTCGACACGAAGATGTTCACCGTCGCCGAAGGCCGCCTCGATCTCGAGGCCGATTTACGCCATGCGCTGAGATCGAATCAATTCGTGCTCCATTACCAGCCACAGATCGAGTGCAATAGCCGGCGGGTGATCGGCGTCGAAGCGCTGTTGCGCTGGCATCATCCCAGCCGCGGCCTCATCGCCCCGGACGCATTCGTGCCGCTCCTGGAAGAGACCGGCCTGATCGTCCCCGTCGGCGAATGGGTGCTCGTCACCGCCTGCCATCAGGCCAAGGCATGGGACGCAGCGGGCCTGCCGCCGCTGCGCATGGCCATCAACCTCTCGGTGCGGCAGCTGCGCGAACCCGATTTCATCGACCGCGTCGCCGCCGTGATCGCGGCAAGCGGCCTGCCGCCGCAACGGCTCGAGTTCGAACTGACGGAATCGATGGTGATGGAAAACGCCGACATCGCCGGCGGTGCGCTGGCTCGGCTCAAGACGCTCGGTTGCCGCATCGCACTCGACGACTTCGGCACGGGCGCTTCCTCGTTGGGATATTTGATGCATCTGCCCGTCGATACCTTGAAGATCTCCAGCGCAATCATCTATCAAGTGGAAGACCAGGTCGATGCGGCGATTGCCAGCGCCGTGATCGGCATGGCGCAAGGCATGTCGCTCGAAAGCGTGGCCGAAGGTGTCGAGACCGAAGCGCAGCTGAATTTCCTGCGTCGTTCGAGATGTAGCTCAGTGCAAGGGTACCTGCTCGGTAGACCCATGCCGGCCGACGCTTTCGTCGAGTGGCAGCGCTGGTTTACAACAGTGCGCTGATACTAGGAAAGCATACGGGCATTTAGTTGTGTGCGTCAAGTTGTGCAAAATGCTGATCAGGTAATCGGTTGATTCCTTTTCGCTGTTGGCGCTGCGCAGGGACGTCGCAGGCAGGGCTGAGAGTATTTCCGCTAGAAACACTGAATAAGCCTGCTGTGCGTCCGGATGGCTACTGTTGCGCGGTGCTCGGTTGCTCGCCTATCCATTTGATGAGTCTTACTCCTGCGCACCAAACGCCT
This genomic interval from Sulfuricystis multivorans contains the following:
- a CDS encoding putative bifunctional diguanylate cyclase/phosphodiesterase, with product MDIFLIEDNPGDARLIGLFVDEARANRRLPPQTRLIQADTLTEGLLRVAEADVILLDLSLPDSFGRATFERLRHAAPQIPVVVLTGLDDEALAAELVAAGAQDYLVKGMIDERHLARALRYAIERKRAEEEIRRLAYHDALTGLPNRLLFRDRFEQAQAWARRNRERVAVLLLDLDRFKHINDTLGHAVGDELLKAVADRLVGAVRETDTVARLGGDEFAVIVGDIHVPEDAAQVAAKIRAALAAPFHFAGRELFVDASIGIAIHDPAVASTGEAAPGLLERADVAMYHAKRRSLGHAFFDTKMFTVAEGRLDLEADLRHALRSNQFVLHYQPQIECNSRRVIGVEALLRWHHPSRGLIAPDAFVPLLEETGLIVPVGEWVLVTACHQAKAWDAAGLPPLRMAINLSVRQLREPDFIDRVAAVIAASGLPPQRLEFELTESMVMENADIAGGALARLKTLGCRIALDDFGTGASSLGYLMHLPVDTLKISSAIIYQVEDQVDAAIASAVIGMAQGMSLESVAEGVETEAQLNFLRRSRCSSVQGYLLGRPMPADAFVEWQRWFTTVR